The sequence tactccatatttgtggaggagtttctccatctgtttgttgcagaaatgaccaccaccatcactaacaagacccttgggcactccatcACTAATAAGGAATGCTAGTCAAATTTTTAGCTATGAGTATTAATTGCCATGTGCTTGCCACCTCTTATTTGTATTCACTTCCTTTGCTTTGTTATGATAGATAGGTATGCAGAAGAACAATTTAATGAAAGGGACAAGTCAATGAATGGTAAAGATAGCATGAGGACAAAAAGTAGGTCACATGGCTTGGAAGGATGCTTCTTGGGAATAAAAATCTGCACATCTTGGGAAGAGATACTTAGAAGACCAAAAAACTTGCCCAATAGAGAGGCAATTTTTTGTCTTCATTCAACTTTGCATGCACACCCTTCATTCATAACCTTTCCCAAagaatcctaaccatccattccTCATTAAAGTTTGCTTTAAATGGCTTCATTTGAGCCATGCCTCTGAACTAAAGTTTTCACACTTCTTGTACTCTAAAAATTTAGATCTTGTGTTCTCTAAAGCCAAAGACCCAACAACCGTTTTTCTTTTGTGCAACAAATCACTCTTATTCACTTTCTTCCACAATATTACCTTGCCTCCAAACCACCTTTCCATCGAGAGTGCATCACACTAGTCATCCCTCTTCATAAACCTTCAACCTCTATTTGGGTAACCATCAAGGAAAGtatggcatcttcttcaagtttCAAAAGAATAAGAGGAAAGGAACCTATTACTGAGGAAATTGAAAATGACTATGATCAATGGAAGTTCAGATAACGGTTCCACCAAATGCAACTTAAGTGGATGACAGAAAAAAGAATATATCCAAAGATCCCTTTCTAGCTACCTGATGATGGATGCCCAGAAATAAGAGCCAAGATCAGAAAGAGAAAATGGAAAGAGGTTCAACGATGTCGATCCTCATGCATCCTTCAGAATCATCCGGATGTTGCAAAGCTTCTAAAGCATTTAGcacaatctcctcttcattgacCCCTCCGAGTTACTTCACCCTTCTGAACATCTATAagggctcttgctgtggctaagaagggtcttccaagaataatgGATGCATTCTTATCCTCTTCTATATTCAATATCACAAAGTTAGAAAGGAAGATAAAAGACCCTACTTTCACAAGTAGATTCTCCACCACTCCAAAAGGGTACTTGATAAAGTagtcagcaagttggagacaaaTAGGGGTAGGCTTTACTTCATCAATTTGGAGCTTTCTCATTAATGATAGTGGCATAAGGTTGGTGCTTTCTACAagatcacacaaagccttctgaATAGGGGTGTTTCCAATGGTACAAGGAATCACAAAACTTTTAGGATCCTGCAGTTTCTTAGGGAGATTCTTCTAGATGattgcactacattccttagtaaGTACCATTGTCTCAACTTCTTTCCAATACCTCTTGTTTctcaacaactccttcatgaacatGCCATAAAGAGGCATTTGTTCAAGGGCCTTTACAAAGGGGATGTTGATCTCAAGCTTTCGAAAGACTTCCAAAAACATGGAGAATTGCTTGTCTTTTTCTGCTTTTTGAAGTTTCAATGGGTATGGTAATTTGGCCTTATACCCCGGGGCCTTGGGTAGTACAAGATTTATGTCAAGAGTCACTGGAAAGGGATTTTCAGGGTGCCTGGAGAGGGTTTTCTTTGAGTATTCATGGGCGTTC is a genomic window of Arachis ipaensis cultivar K30076 chromosome B06, Araip1.1, whole genome shotgun sequence containing:
- the LOC107646897 gene encoding uncharacterized protein LOC107646897, with the protein product MARECSEESQEIRLRSRKPLTTQSKKSEKLGEKETPEQEITETEKKDKQFSMFLEVFRKLEINIPFVKALEQMPLYGMFMKELLRNKRYWKEVETMKALCDLVESTNLMPLSLMRKLQIDEVKPTPICLQLADYFIKYPFGVVENLLVKVGSFIFLSNFVILNIEEDKNASIILGRPFLATARALIDVQKGEVTRRGQ